In a single window of the Prochlorococcus marinus str. AS9601 genome:
- the nuoK gene encoding NADH-quinone oxidoreductase subunit NuoK, giving the protein MNLESIPIQAFLIVSSALFCIGIWGLLNSRNAVRVLMSIELMLNAVNINLMTFSSYVDNNLIQGQVFTIFVITVAAAEAAVGLAILLSLYRNRVTVDMESFNLLKW; this is encoded by the coding sequence ATGAATTTAGAATCAATTCCTATTCAAGCATTTTTAATAGTATCTTCAGCACTTTTCTGTATTGGGATTTGGGGATTATTAAATAGCAGAAATGCAGTAAGAGTACTTATGAGCATTGAGTTAATGCTAAATGCAGTAAATATAAACTTAATGACGTTTTCTTCCTATGTTGATAATAATTTAATTCAAGGACAAGTTTTTACAATCTTTGTAATTACTGTGGCTGCCGCAGAAGCAGCAGTTGGATTAGCTATCTTATTATCCCTTTATAGGAATAGGGTGACTGTAGATATGGAAAGTTTTAATTTATTAAAATGGTAA
- a CDS encoding NADH-quinone oxidoreductase subunit J, giving the protein MSIAITTQIICFTVLSLVILIGALGVVLLESIVYSAFLLGGVFMSVAGLYLLLNASFVAAAQVLVYVGAVNVLIIFAIMLVNKKEDLKPISDIKSRRIISTSICLTLLSLLIRVDLTNVWRLSNPQNSIGEESTIRIGEHLFSDYLLPFEVASVLLLMAMIGAIVLARRDVMSKDISTGLPVDQELIEKSSEPLLTNKN; this is encoded by the coding sequence ATGTCCATTGCAATAACAACTCAAATTATTTGTTTTACAGTTTTATCTTTAGTTATCCTTATCGGAGCACTTGGTGTTGTATTACTCGAAAGTATTGTTTATTCAGCCTTTCTTCTAGGAGGAGTTTTCATGAGTGTGGCAGGATTATATCTTCTTTTAAATGCAAGTTTTGTTGCTGCAGCTCAAGTATTAGTTTATGTAGGTGCAGTTAATGTATTAATAATATTTGCAATAATGTTAGTCAATAAAAAAGAAGATTTAAAGCCCATAAGTGACATTAAATCAAGAAGAATCATATCAACATCAATATGTTTAACCCTGCTTAGCCTGTTAATAAGAGTTGACTTGACTAATGTATGGCGCCTATCAAATCCTCAAAACTCTATAGGAGAAGAATCAACTATCAGAATTGGTGAACATCTATTTAGTGATTATTTACTACCATTTGAAGTAGCATCAGTTTTACTATTAATGGCAATGATTGGAGCTATTGTATTAGCTAGAAGAGATGTAATGAGCAAGGATATTTCTACTGGATTACCAGTTGATCAAGAATTAATTGAAAAATCATCAGAACCATTACTTACAAATAAAAATTAA
- the ndhI gene encoding NAD(P)H-quinone oxidoreductase subunit I, whose product MKNFLQQINSYIKEAFNAGKYLYNGLSVTFDHLRRRPVTVQYPYEKLIPSERYRGRIHYEFDKCIACEVCVRVCPINLPVVDWVMNKETKKKELRNYSIDFGVCIFCGNCVEYCPTNCLSMTEEYELATFDRHNLNFDNVALGRLPTNVTTDPSVKPLRELAYLPKGVMDPHEIPASDTRVGKLPEEVYDWMRPESNKNKDKVSNSNN is encoded by the coding sequence ATGAAAAATTTTCTTCAACAAATAAATAGCTATATCAAAGAAGCATTTAATGCTGGTAAATATTTATATAATGGCTTATCAGTAACTTTTGATCATCTTCGAAGAAGACCTGTTACAGTCCAATATCCATATGAAAAATTAATACCTTCTGAGAGATATAGAGGAAGAATACATTATGAATTTGATAAATGTATTGCTTGTGAAGTTTGCGTGAGAGTTTGCCCCATAAATCTACCAGTTGTTGATTGGGTAATGAATAAAGAAACTAAAAAAAAGGAACTTAGAAATTACTCTATAGACTTTGGAGTTTGTATATTTTGCGGAAATTGTGTTGAATATTGTCCAACTAATTGTCTTTCTATGACCGAAGAATATGAATTAGCTACTTTTGACAGACACAATCTAAATTTTGATAATGTCGCACTTGGTAGGTTACCTACAAACGTCACAACAGATCCTTCAGTTAAACCTCTAAGAGAACTTGCCTATCTTCCTAAAGGTGTCATGGACCCTCATGAAATCCCAGCTTCAGATACTAGAGTTGGTAAATTACCAGAAGAAGTCTATGATTGGATGAGGCCAGAATCCAATAAAAATAAAGATAAAGTTTCTAATTCAAACAATTAA
- the nuoH gene encoding NADH-quinone oxidoreductase subunit NuoH — translation MEYGLDLEYSFNEFLKGFGLSSEIAHIIWLPLPMLLVLVAAVVGVLVTVWLERKISAAAQQRIGPEYAGALGVLQPIADGLKLLVKEDIIPAKADGILFTAGPILVLVPVILSWLIVPFGQNLLISNVGIGIFLWIALSSIQPIGLLMSGYASNNKYSLLGGLRAAAQSISYEIPLALSVLAIVLMTNSLSTIDIVNQQSGAGILSWNIWRQPVGFIVFWICALAECERLPFDLPEAEEELVAGYQTEYAGMKFALFYLGSYINLILSALLVSILYLGGWGFPVPVELIAKFLNLPINAPFLQVFTASIGIVMTVLKAYLLVFIAILLRWTTPRVRIDQLLDLGWKFLLPISLANLLITAGLKLAFPQFFGG, via the coding sequence TTGGAATACGGATTAGATCTCGAATATAGTTTTAATGAATTTTTAAAAGGCTTTGGCCTTTCCAGCGAAATCGCCCATATAATTTGGCTCCCTCTGCCAATGCTTTTGGTTTTGGTAGCGGCAGTAGTTGGTGTTTTAGTAACAGTTTGGCTTGAAAGAAAAATATCTGCTGCTGCTCAGCAAAGAATAGGTCCTGAATATGCAGGAGCACTTGGCGTACTCCAACCAATTGCAGATGGGCTTAAGTTACTTGTTAAAGAGGATATTATTCCTGCTAAAGCGGATGGAATTCTCTTTACTGCAGGACCTATATTAGTACTTGTCCCAGTGATTCTATCCTGGTTAATTGTTCCTTTTGGACAAAATCTTTTAATAAGTAATGTTGGTATTGGAATTTTCCTATGGATTGCTTTAAGCAGTATCCAGCCAATAGGACTTCTCATGAGCGGATATGCATCAAATAATAAGTATTCTTTATTAGGAGGTTTAAGAGCAGCAGCTCAATCAATTAGTTATGAAATTCCTCTAGCTTTATCTGTACTAGCTATTGTACTAATGACAAATTCTCTAAGTACTATTGACATTGTCAACCAACAAAGTGGTGCTGGAATCTTAAGTTGGAATATATGGAGACAACCAGTTGGTTTTATAGTCTTTTGGATTTGTGCTCTTGCAGAATGTGAGAGACTTCCATTTGACTTACCCGAAGCTGAAGAAGAATTAGTTGCAGGATATCAAACTGAATATGCAGGGATGAAATTCGCATTGTTCTACCTAGGTAGTTACATTAATCTAATCCTTTCAGCTTTATTGGTATCAATACTTTATTTGGGAGGATGGGGTTTTCCTGTTCCAGTTGAATTAATAGCTAAGTTTCTAAACTTGCCCATTAATGCACCCTTTTTACAAGTGTTCACTGCATCAATAGGAATTGTAATGACTGTATTGAAAGCATATCTTTTAGTTTTCATTGCAATATTATTGCGTTGGACAACTCCTAGAGTAAGAATAGATCAACTATTAGACCTTGGATGGAAGTTTCTTCTTCCAATTTCTCTTGCTAATCTTTTGATAACTGCAGGATTAAAACTTGCTTTTCCGCAATTCTTTGGTGGTTAA